The following nucleotide sequence is from Candidatus Woesearchaeota archaeon.
TTCTTGCTTGTCTTATCAAACCGTTAATTTTTTGTACTATGCCTTTCTTCTCTTTCATGGGAATCGCCTCACGATTCCCCCAACTGCAGCCTAACGGCTGCTTTTGGTTTTTTAATCTATCGAAAGATTTTCACCAGAGCCCGTCGTTGGAGACACAAACTTTAAATAGGACTGGTGAATTCAGAAGCCTATGCCCTTTACTATACATTTGGGTGAGGAGGAAACGACAATGATGGACGCAACACGACCATTAGACGCATTGAATAAAGCACGCAACAAGCGTGTGATTGTAGAATTAAAAAATAACATTCAGATTACAGGAGAATTGAAGGCATTTGACATTCATATTAACTGTGTTCTTGATAACGCAGATGAACGATTGAATGGCGAAGTCAAGCGCAAGCTCGGCACAGTCTTCATCAGAGGAGATACAATTATCTTAATTTCTCCAGCAGAACAATAGATGTGATGAGATATGGCTAAAGGAACACCAGCAAAAGGAAAACGATCTGGAAAAAAGAATCACATAATTTGCAGACGCTGTGGAAGACATAGTTATCATGTCTCTCGTGCGATTTGCGCGTCCTGCGGATACGGCAGAGCGGCAAAAACACGACAGCGAAGTTCTGATCGAAAGAAAAGATAATTTTTATGTTCTTTAATTTTCTATTTTCTTATTTTTTAATTTCAATTTTTGAATTCATTTCTTAGTTTTTAATCATCTCCTTCACATTTTCCCGCAATCAATATAAACAACCCGCTATTTTCCCCAATCATGCCAACAATAGCGCTCTGCATGATCGTGAAAAACGAAGAAGCATTTCTAAAAAATGCGATTGAATCAGCAAAACCGCTCATCAATGAAATGATCATTGTAGATACAGGATCAACAGACGCGACGCGCCAAATCGCGCAGGAATCCGGCGCGACAGTCTACGATTTCAAATGGGAAAATGATTTCTCAAAAGCAAGGAATTTCACGTTATCAATGGCAAAAGCAGATTGGGTTCTCATTCTCGACGGAGATGAGCACCTCACAAAAAAAGATATTGACCAAATAAAAAAAGTAATGGCGGCGGCGCCAAATGATGTCGTCGCGTACGCGTTTCCGCAACGATTCTACACCCCAAAAGAGCAAGGACAGAAATATGGGGAATGGCACGCGCT
It contains:
- a CDS encoding 50S ribosomal protein L37e, producing the protein MAKGTPAKGKRSGKKNHIICRRCGRHSYHVSRAICASCGYGRAAKTRQRSSDRKKR
- a CDS encoding small nuclear ribonucleoprotein (Enables 3` processing of polyadenylated mRNAs and tRNA precursors), which produces MDATRPLDALNKARNKRVIVELKNNIQITGELKAFDIHINCVLDNADERLNGEVKRKLGTVFIRGDTIILISPAEQ